Genomic segment of Chitinispirillales bacterium:
ACTTGCAAGATTTAATCGTAAGACGTGTCGTTATTCGAAAGCGATTGATATGGTAATAGCATCACTAATACTTTTGTTTAACGAAGAAATTATTGAATATATATTTAGTTAGCAAGCCCTAGCATATTGACTTTTGTAGCGCATAAATTATATTTATAGGTAACAAAAGAGGAATTTTGTGTTGCTTATAACGGATAGAGAACGTGAAAGCATAGTATTTCACAAGAAAAATGGAGAGAAAAATTCGGATATTGCAAAATGGACGCGAGTTAGTGTAAGCAGTATAACAAGAATATGGCATCGTTACACAATGACAGGTATTTATACCCCCAAACTACAGAATAGCGGTAGGAAGCAATTAGTTACAGATTTACAAATGGATATGGTTGTAGCAAGAATCAAAGACAAGCCAGACATTACTTTGTCCGATTTGATAGAAGAGATGTCGCTTGGAATTAGTGAATCGGCTCTTTGTAGGCGCTGACTCACACTTAAAAAAAGACGTTATGTCCGGTAGAACAAAATCGTATTGATGTTCAAGAAAGTCGTTATGAATAGCGTGAGAACAAACAGTCGTGTTTTGATGTTAATAAGTTGATTTTATGTCAACATAAGGTATTTAACTTAAATGCAGAAACTTATTGTATGATTGTAGTATCAGCTAAACAATATTAATGACTATATCAATAATACAAAAAAATATATTTCACTAAAACCAATAACCAAACAGAGAGGTGTTTACAGTATGAGCAATATTAAAGGGAACCAATAAATGACGGAAAAGGTGGAAAAGGACAGCGTTGTGTACGTTGCAATAAATACACGGTCTTTGGCGATTACTGTACTAGTTGCGGTGCAAAGAGAGTTTGAAGAGTTTGAACTGTAAAGAATTAAAAAGCAAGAAATGACATCAAAATAAGATAAACCAAAATTTATTGGCTTATCTTATTTCAAAACAGGAGAATTTTATGTTGCTACATTGGTTAAAAATTATTTTGAAACATCTTTTGCCGGTATCTGCCAAAGCAAAAATTAGAAAACTATTGCTAAGATTAACAGGAAACAGATTACCGACAACAGTCAGAATAGAGGCGTCAACCTTGTGTCAGTTAAATTGCAGTGCTTGTTATATGCGCAAATCTAATTATGGTTCTATGGGCAAAGGATATTTGAAATTCTTTGATTTTGAAAACTTTATCCAACGGAACAAATTTGTTAAAAACATAGAATTGTCAAACAGCGGAGAAATTTTTTTGAACCCTGATTTAATTCATATCATTAAATACGCCTTTGAAAATAATGTTAAGTTATCTGCAGGGAATGGTGTAAATTTTAATACAGTTTCAGACGAAATTATAGAAGCGTTAGTGAAATTCTGTTTCCGACATATCAGTATTTCAATAGATGCCGCTTCTCAACAAATTTACTCTTTGTATAGAACTAACGGTAATTTTAACACAGTTATTGAAAACATCAAAAAACTGAACGAATGCAAACAGAAATACAATTCAAAATTTCCTGAATTAACTTGGCAATATATAATAATGGAACATAACGAAGAAGACGTTATTAAGGCGAAGAAAATGGCAGAACAATTAGGAATGCGTATATCTTTCAAATTGCCTTGGGATGACTATGTTTCTCAAAATAAAGATATGTTGATAAAAGAAACCGGATTAAAATGCTTGAGCCACAAAGAATTATTTGAGGCAAAGAAAATAATTCCGAATTCAAATTGTTACGGATTATGGAGTTCGCCGCAAATAAATTGGGACGGACGTTTATTAGGATGCTGTGTAGTATATAAAGATGATTTTGGCGTAAATGTTTTTGATATCGGTTTGAAAAAAGCGATAAATTCAGAAAATTACAAAAGTGCAAAAAAAATGTTGTTGGGTAAAGTAGATGTTATCCAAAATACCCAAAACATTCCTTGTATTATCTGCGAACAATATCAAACAATGAAAGAAACAGGAATATATGTATGATTAAAATAAACCCAAATTGTCCATTAGCCCATTTTTCATTTATTATAAATTATTTTCTAATGGACACCGTTAGAGTAATTTATTGTTTTTCAGGAATTTATTGTTAGAAAGAGTAGCATTTTATGAATGATTTGTCGCTTGAATTTATTTATGAAGAGATAACGGCTTGTAGCGGGCTCGCCCTACTTAAGAATATGGTTGCCCTGATAGGTTTTCAAGAGAAATTGAGTAACCTTTCATTACCGCGTCAATGATCAAATCGCGGGACATCTCCGGTTCAATTGATAATGCAGTTTATCGCCTCTATTTGGTGTGGAGTCAACCGTTATTCACACTTGGACATATCTCGATTTGACACGACGCTTCAGAAGTTTTTTGGCTGGCAACGGATGCCTGAACATAAAGCGTTTCAGAGATATTTTGCGAAATTTTCATTTTACGGCGCTTTTGAGAAAGTTTTCGGAGAACTTTACCGCTGGTTTTTATCCGGCTTGTCATTCAACAATTTTACTTTGGATATTGATTCATCCGTGATAAGCAGATATGGAGATCAAGAAGCCTCTTGTAATAGATATAACTCTCGTAAACCCGGTCGTAAATCGCATCATCCGCTAATCGCTTTTGTCGCCGATGTTGATATGGTCGCTAACTTTTGGCTTCGTCCGGGAGATTCGCATAGCAACAATAATTTTCAAGCGTTTCTTGAAGAAACGTTGTCGCATTTTTCAAATAAAAAGATAGGTTTGCTACGTCTTGACAGTGGATTTTACAGTAGCGCTACATTATGCATGCAACACAATATTCAATTCGACTTCCGAAATTAAATTATTTGTAAAATAATCAAACAAGATATTTAACGTTTTTTCACTTCTCAAATCAAAGCCGCCTACATCGTTACGCCGAAACCCGAACAAACTGAAATCAAACTCATTTTTTCTTAGTTTTTAGTTTTCAAATATCCGACGAAGGTATCGGCGGCGGAATAAATCTTTTTTTCGGAAATTAAATAGGTTTCGTTTGGCAAATTGTATATTAATACGAACTTCGTAGGTTTGATGACGATTCACGAAAAAAATATCTTTAAGGAATTTTAGTGAAAGAAACGGTTATAGAGATAAGGAATTTAATCGCAAAATACGGCGAAAAAGAAATTCTTCACGATGTCTGCGCCGACTTTCATAAATCGGAAATCAAAGTAATACTCGGAACAAGCGGCTGCGGGAAAACCACGCTTCTCAAACATATTATCGGACTTGTAAAGCCGGCGCACGGAAGCGTTAGAATTTTTGGAACTTTAATCGGCGAACTTGACGAACCGGATACTGTGGCCATCCTGAAAAAAATCGGTATAGTGTATCAAAACGGTGCGCTGCTCGGTTCTTTATCCGTTGCGCAAAACGTAGCGCTGCCGCTGAAAATGCATACGAAATTAAGCGATAAAATAATTGACGAAATTGTTCGCGATAAACTAAGAAGCGTACGAATGAGTCATGCTTACGACTTGTTTCCGGACGAACTTTCCGGCGGAATGCGTAAACGCGCCGCAATCGCAAGAGCGCTGGTTTTAGATCCGCCGATTTTATTTTGCGACGAACCGTCGGCGGGGCTTGATCCGGTAACTTCATCCGGAATAGATGAATTACTGGTTGAAATGCGCGACCGCCTTTCGATAACAATAGTTGCGGTTACTCATGAAATAGAGTCCATTAAAACTATTGCCGACTCAATCATATATTTGGAAAAAGGACGCGTTTATTTTGACGGTTCTTTAAAAGACGGCTTAGCGATTAGCGAAGGGAAAGTACATGACTTTTTCAATCGAATCGACAGAAACGGTATAAACGATTGAAAGCATATAAATTTAGGTAACTATATACATCTTTACACTAAAAATTATGATGACTATATACAATTTTACACTAATCGTCAAACGTTTCAAATATAATCTTACATTTGTTATCGCTTGACACATAAAATTGAACGCCTTTTAATTTTTCTACATTCATTTCTTTTTCTAAACTTTTCTTAAATTTAAGCATTCTACTTTCAATTTCTTTAACAAGTTTAAATTCTGCTTTATTTTCTTTTGAAATAA
This window contains:
- a CDS encoding transposase yields the protein MQFIASIWCGVNRYSHLDISRFDTTLQKFFGWQRMPEHKAFQRYFAKFSFYGAFEKVFGELYRWFLSGLSFNNFTLDIDSSVISRYGDQEASCNRYNSRKPGRKSHHPLIAFVADVDMVANFWLRPGDSHSNNNFQAFLEETLSHFSNKKIGLLRLDSGFYSSATLCMQHNIQFDFRN
- a CDS encoding ATP-binding cassette domain-containing protein, producing MKETVIEIRNLIAKYGEKEILHDVCADFHKSEIKVILGTSGCGKTTLLKHIIGLVKPAHGSVRIFGTLIGELDEPDTVAILKKIGIVYQNGALLGSLSVAQNVALPLKMHTKLSDKIIDEIVRDKLRSVRMSHAYDLFPDELSGGMRKRAAIARALVLDPPILFCDEPSAGLDPVTSSGIDELLVEMRDRLSITIVAVTHEIESIKTIADSIIYLEKGRVYFDGSLKDGLAISEGKVHDFFNRIDRNGIND